The genomic window AATTAGCTATCAGGTCTAGAATCTGAAGTAGTAATGCACAGTCCATGTTTTccacaaacatgtttataacTACCATTGACTGAATGTGTACATCTATCATGACATCATCAATGTGACATCATCAATGTGACATCATATCCCCGTTGAAGCTATAAATATCAGTAACTGAACTACAagttagttttttttgttaccTGTTGATACAAGCATGGAACTCCTAAAAATTTCCATAGCTATTGTTCTGCTAGTGTGTTTGTTCAGCCAAATTAAAGGAGCTACAAAAGTGATGCCCTATGATACTTCTCAGAATAGAAGTGATGACTTAGTTCGTGGCTCAGGTGATTTAAATGAGAGAGGTCAGGATAAACTTCCCTGTTGTGTATCTGGAAACTTTACCTTTTATTCAATTGATGACATTCTAAATAACATCTCCAGTAATAACACCATTGTCAACATTACAACTGATGTTGAGTTGTCGTCTATTGTGACATTAGAAGGTCTTGAAAACATCATGATAATAGGACATAGAAATCCTGTTGTAAAGTGTAATGATGTTGGTGCTGTAAAGTTCATCTCCTGCAAGAATATAACCATTGAAGGTATCCAGTGGGAAGGATGTGGCTCTAAAGATTATCCAGGAATTGAATTTTACAACTCATCCAATGTTTCCTTTGAAAGATGCTCATTCCATAACTCCAAAGGAAAAAGTGTTTTACTTTTGGAAGTGCCTGGAAATGCATACATTTACAATTGCAATTTTACACACATAAATCAATATAGTGGACATGgagcagctatacattattcacCAAATACTAATAGCTATAGTCAACACAAGTTGATGATCAAAAATAGCCAATTCATTTTCAATAGAGCCACACAAAGTGTAGTTTACATTGATGGTTCAGGTAGCAGGATCACTGGTCATGTTTACTTACAAGACAATGTGTTTGTCAACAACAAAGGAGTACCAATTTACATTTCAAATACTAATCTTCATATTAGGGGAGGAATGTTATTCAAGGGTAATACAGCAAAGTCTGGTGGAGGAATTTATAGCAGGGACTACAAAGTCATGTTTTGTGATAAGTTTGACATAAATTTTATTAGTAACTCTGATACAGATAATGGTGGAGCTATTTATTTAATTCGTTCCAGGATGAtcttttgggaaaactcaatagTGACATTTAAGGACAACAGTGCAAGATCTGGTGGTGCCATATCCAGTGATAATTccaatatcacatttgatggtaactcaagtgtaacatttaataataatgaagccagttatgatggaggagctgtacatTGTGAatcttcatctcatatcacatttgatggtaactcaagtgtaacatttaataataatgaagccagttaTGAAGGAGGAGCTGTACATTGTGAatcttcatctcatatcacattcgATGGTAACTCAAGcataacatttaataataataaagccagtaaagatggaggagctgtattttGTTGGTTTTCATCTAATATTACATTTGATGGTagctcaagtgtaacatttaataataatgaagccagttatgatggaggagctgtaaaTTGCGAGTCTTCATCttatatcacatttgatggtaactcaagcgtaacatttaataataatgaagccagttatgatggaggagctgtaaaTTGCGAGTCTTCATCttatatcacatttgatggtaacgcaagtgtaacatttaataataataaagccaTTAAAGATGGAGGAGCTGTAAATTGTTGGTTTTCATCTAATATTGCATTTGATGGTAGCTCAAGTGTAACCTTtgataataatgaagccagttatgatggaggagctgtacatTGTGAGTCTTCATCttatatcacatttgatggtaactcaggtataacatttaataataataaagccagtaaagatggaggagctgtattttGTTGGTTTTCATCTAATattacatttgatggtaactcaagtgtaatgtttaataataatgaagccagttaTGAAGGAGGAGCTGTACATTGTGagtcttcatctcatatcacatttgatggtaactcaagtgcaacatttaataataataaagccagtaaagatggaggagctgtattttGTTGGTTATCATCTAATATTACATTtaatggtaactcaagtgtaacatttaataataatgaagccagttaTGACGGAGGAGCCGTATATTGTTATTATTCATCTcacatcacatttgatggtaactcaagtataacatttaataataatgaagccggTGATGATGGAGGAGTTGTATATTGTGagtcttcatctcatatcacatttgatggtaactcaaaggtaacatttaataataatacagccagtaatgatggaggagctgtatttgGTTATCATTCATCTcctatcacatttgatggtaactcaagtgcaACATTTAACGATAATGAAGCCAGTCGgtttggaggagctgtatattgttggtctttatctcagatcacatttgatggtaactcaagtgtaacatttaataataataaagccagtaaagatggaggagctgtatttaGTTGGCTTTCATCTAATattacatttgatggtaactcaagtgtaacacttaataataatgaagccagtcggtttggaggagctgtatattgttattattcatctcatatcacatttgatggtaactcaaggataacatttaataataatgaagccagttatgatggaggagctgtaaaTTGTAagtcttcatctcatatcacatttgatggtaactcaaaggtaacttttaataataatacagccagtgatgatggaggagctgtatttgGTTATCATTCATCTcctatcacatttgatggtaactcaagtgtaacatttaacgATAATGAAGCCAGTCGgtttggaggagctgtatattgttgGTCTTTATCTCACATCACATtcgatggtaactcaagtgtaacatttaataataataaagccagtaaagatggaggagctgtattttGTTGGTTTTCATCTAATattacatttgatggtaactcaagtgtaacatttaataataatgaagccagtgatgatggaggagctgtatattgtgagGCTTCATCTAATATCACGTTTAATGGTAACTCAAgcgtaacatttaataataatgaagccagttaTGGAGGAGCTGCATATTTTTCAAGAAACAGTTCAGTATTGTTTACAGGAAATTCACAAGCAAGATATTTTCATAACAAAGCTATACATGGTGGAGCTATATACTCTAACACAAATTCAAGCTGTCCGGTCAAATTTGATGGAAATTCAAATGTAAAGTTTGATGAAAACATAGACAAGTATATACAAGCTGTTACAGCAGTATCTTCTTCGAACATTACATTTGAGGGAAATTCATTTGTGAGATTCACTAATTACAGAGTTCTTATATTACTAGGTAAAGCTGTACAGTTTGGCAGTATGCCTTGTGCAATATACAATGAAACAAACTATGATCATAGTGTAAGCAAATCTATTCAACATAGTATATTTTACACTGCCCCTAACATATCTTTAACTGGAAATTCAATGTTATCTATTTGTGTTAATTCGAGTCAATCTCTTGTCAATCTTACAAATAATTTAAGCAATGCTATTGTCTATATAGCATCTGATATTACAGTGACTACAATACTAACATTAAAATTCTTTGAAAACATTACAATTATTGGTCACAGAGATCCAGCAATAAGTGTTGGAGGATTAGAGTTTGTCAGCTGTACAAATGTAGCTATTGTTGGTATAAAATGGCAAAGGTGTGGTTCTGTGAACAATGAAAAGAGTACTTTAAACCCTGGAATTATGTTTTACGATTCATCAGATATTTTAATCGAAAGTTGTTCCTTTTACAAATCAACAGGACAAGCTGTTGTGCTGGCAAATGTATTGGGGAACATTAACATTAGCAATTGTAACTTTTCACATAACAATTACACAGGTCATGGTGGAGCTATTCATTACACACCTAAAACCAGTTTTATATCACGACTTATGATTCAACATAGCAATTTTTCCTTCAATAGCATTGCTCAAAGTGTAATTTACCTTGATGGATCAGCCACTAAACACTTATATCATAGTTCAGTGCAGAATGCTGTTTTCATCAGCAACCAAGCAATACCAATTTACATTTTGCAGACTACTCTTCACCTTAGggatcatccataattttcagtctttatgcaagcgtacaaagagtactcttttttctaaccccctccctccttcacaaagcatactgtataaatgttgatactatgtacagtatatacacaatgaTTTTATAAGCGTACGTGTGatttaaccccctcccccctagcgtactctttgtactcttgcgtaaaggctgaaaataatggatgacccCTTAGTGGTAAAGTATTGTTCAGAGGAAATGAAGCAACAACTGGTGGAGGCATTTATTGTAACTATTCTGTTGTGATATGTGATGACAAGTGTAATGTAAATTTTGAGGGAAATTCTGTTAAAATGTACGGTGGAGCTATCTACCAAACTCATTCCACTCAATCTTTTGAAGGAAATTCAGTTGTGACATTTATTGGAAACAGTGCTGAAGATTATGGTGGTGCAGTATTTTCTGAATGGATGTCTAACATTACATTTAGTAACTCATCAAAcattacatttactgataaCAAAGCATctgatggaggagctgtgtaTTGTCAACATTCAGGTATCACAGTTACTGGAAGATCATCAGTCACATTTCATGACAACCATGCCACAAGTTATGGAGGAGGAATTTTATTTGATTATTCTTCTATCATTAATCAAGGCAGCTCAATAGTAACCTTTAATGGTAATAATGCAAGTTTTGGAGGAGCTATATATTCAAAACAGTATTCTGATGTCAGATTTGTTGAGAACTCCATGGTAGCGTTTCTTGACAATTATGTGGTGAGGGATGGTGGAGCAGTACTGTCTCACAATAACTctaatatcacatttgatgatcATACAGTGGTAAAATTTAATAGAAATTCTGCTGGCAATGGGGAAACTATACTATCCAGATATGATTGTCAAATTTCTTATAATGACAATTCGTCAGTTATATTTGCCAACAACACAGCCACCAGAggtggaggagctgtatactgTGATGTACATTGTGGTATCTCATTTGATGGAAGTGCATCAGTAACATTCACCAATAACAGTGCAGAAACTGGTGGATCTGTACATTGCAATGACAACTCTTTTCTAATATTTAAAGGACGATCAAATTCAACTTTTATTAATAACACAGCCACacatggaggagctgtatattccACTACTATGTCCTACATCATATGTGAAGACTATTCCAATATTACTCTTGCTGACAATTTAGCTACACAAAATGGTGGAGCCATATCATCTGTTAATGCCTCTAATATCACTTTTAATGGAAATGCAGTAGTTTTGTTGAATCACAATGTTGCCAATCAAAATGGTGCAGCAATGTATATTTTTTCCTTTAGCAATATCAttttaaatgaaaattctaatcTTTTACTTCAAAGTAATTTAGCAGTGAAGAATGGCGGTGCAGTGTATTCTTCTGATAACACTTCTATTGTGTCCAAAGGAATGTCTAGTATTACATCCAGAAGAAACACAGCAAAATATGGTGCAGTAATTTACCTAAACTCACACTCAACACTGTCATTCAAACAAAACAGTAACATAATGTTTGATGATAATAGTGCAAACTTTGGAGCAGCTATAGCATCATTACATCTCACTAATGTCATGTTTGGTGACAATTCTATTGTGTCATTTAACAACAACACAGCCACCAGAggtggaggagctgtatactgTGATGAACATTGTGGTATCTCATTTGATGGAAGTACATCAGTAAAATTTACAAATAACAGTGCAGTAACTGGTGGATCTGTACACTGTAATGACAATTCTTATATTCTGTATAAAGGAATTTCAACAGTACAATTCATCAATAACCGAGCTATAGATGGTGGAGCTATATATTCTGATAAACTCTCTTTCCTTACATTTGACCAAAGCTCTAATGTGTCCTTTTGTCATAACACAGCCGACAAAAATGGTGGAGCAATATCAGCTATGGATGAATCTAACGTAACTGTTACTGGACATTCAAGAGTGTTGTTCAGTAGTAATGTAGCCATGAAAAATGGTGCTGCTATTTATTGTAATGTTCTGACCCAAGTCGTAATCAGTGAAAATTCAACTGTTGTCATACAAAATAATCAAGCAATGCAACATGGAGGAGCTATTTATTTAGAAGTCAATTCTGTTGCTCTATTTGAAAGTCAATCACGTACAATATTTCAAAGTAATAAAGCCACAATTGGAGGTGGAGCCATGTATTTCATTCAATTTTCAAATGTTATTATTCATGAAAATACAAGCATGGACTTTATTGAAAATTACGCATCTATTGGAGGAGGAATAATGTCTATAAACAGATCTGATATCACATTCAATGGAACATCAAGAGTTACATTTAACAACAACACAGCCACCACATTTGGAGGAGCTGTGTTCTGTGATGAGCATTGCCATGTCTCATTTGATGGAAGTACATCAGTAACATTTACCAATAACAGTGCAGAAACAGGTGGAGCTGTACAGTGTAACAACAACTCTTATGTTTTGTGCACAGGAAACTCAACATTGAACTTCACTTATAACGAAGCTACACAGGGTGGAGCTATCCATACACTTACCATGTCCAATACAATATTTGAAGGATATTCTAAAGTAATTCTTAATAACAATAAAGCAAATCAAAATGGTGGTGCTATATCATCTGCTAATACTTCAAACGTAGCATTTAGAGGACATTCGGCAGTTTCTTTTCTTACCAATGTTGCAATACAAGATGGTGCAGCTATACACTCTACCAATAATGTTAACATTGTACTCAGTGAATTATGTGATGTTGTGTTTGAAAGTAATAAAGCCATGCAGCATGGAGGTGCTTTATATTCAACTGATAATGTCACTTTGATACCTGAAGGTAATTCAAGAGTTAGTTTTCAGAACAATACAGCTATGAGATATGGTGGAGCCATATGTTTCACTCAACAATCTTTGCTAGATTTCCATGATAATTCAGAAGTAAAGTTTATTAACAACACGGCTGAATATGGAGGAGCTATAGTTTCATTAATAGGCTCTAacataaaatttaatgaaaGCTCAGCAGTCACATTCAACTATAACACAGCCACCAGAGGTGGAGGAGCTGTCTACTGTAATGAACGCTGCGGTATGTCATTTGATGGAAATACATCAGTAACATTTACCAGTAACAGTGCTGAAGCAGGAGGAGCTTTATATTGTAGTAATTGCTCCTATACATTGTCTGAAGGAAACTCGACATTGAAATTAGATCACAACAAAGCTGTACATGGCGGAGCTGTACATTCTCACACTATGTCCAACATCACAATCAAGAGAAACTCTAAAGTTAGTTTTAGTGGTAATACAGCTACACAAAATGGAGGATGTATATCAACTCATAGTGGCTGTACTATCATGTTCACAGAAAATTCACAAGTTGTTTTAATGCACAACACTGCT from Dysidea avara chromosome 2, odDysAvar1.4, whole genome shotgun sequence includes these protein-coding regions:
- the LOC136248143 gene encoding probable outer membrane protein pmp20, with translation MPYDTSQNRSDDLVRGSGDLNERGQDKLPCCVSGNFTFYSIDDILNNISSNNTIVNITTDVELSSIVTLEGLENIMIIGHRNPVVKCNDVGAVKFISCKNITIEGIQWEGCGSKDYPGIEFYNSSNVSFERCSFHNSKGKSVLLLEVPGNAYIYNCNFTHINQYSGHGAAIHYSPNTNSYSQHKLMIKNSQFIFNRATQSVVYIDGSGSRITGHVYLQDNVFVNNKGVPIYISNTNLHIRGGMLFKGNTAKSGGGIYSRDYKVMFCDKFDINFISNSDTDNGGAIYLIRSRMIFWENSIVTFKDNSARSGGAISSDNSNITFDGNSSVTFNNNEASYDGGAVHCESSSHITFDGNSSVTFNNNEASYEGGAVHCESSSHITFDGNSSITFNNNKASKDGGAVFCWFSSNITFDGSSSVTFNNNEASYDGGAVNCESSSYITFDGNSSVTFNNNEASYDGGAVNCESSSYITFDGNASVTFNNNKAIKDGGAVNCWFSSNIAFDGSSSVTFDNNEASYDGGAVHCESSSYITFDGNSGITFNNNKASKDGGAVFCWFSSNITFDGNSSVMFNNNEASYEGGAVHCESSSHITFDGNSSATFNNNKASKDGGAVFCWLSSNITFNGNSSVTFNNNEASYDGGAVYCYYSSHITFDGNSSITFNNNEAGDDGGVVYCESSSHITFDGNSKVTFNNNTASNDGGAVFGYHSSPITFDGNSSATFNDNEASRFGGAVYCWSLSQITFDGNSSVTFNNNKASKDGGAVFSWLSSNITFDGNSSVTLNNNEASRITFNNNEASYDGGAVNCKSSSHITFDGNSKVTFNNNTASDDGGAVFGYHSSPITFDGNSSVTFNDNEASRFGGAVYCWSLSHITFDGNSSVTFNNNKASKDGGAVFCWFSSNITFDGNSSVTFNNNEASDDGGAVYCEASSNITFNGNSSVTFNNNEASYGGAAYFSRNSSVLFTGNSQARYFHNKAIHGGAIYSNTNSSCPVKFDGNSNVKFDENIDKYIQAVTAVSSSNITFEGNSFVRFTNYRVLILLGKAVQFGSMPCAIYNETNYDHSVSKSIQHSIFYTAPNISLTGNSMLSICVNSSQSLVNLTNNLSNAIVYIASDITVTTILTLKFFENITIIGHRDPAISVGGLEFVSCTNVAIVGIKWQRCGSVNNEKSTLNPGIMFYDSSDILIESCSFYKSTGQAVVLANVLGNINISNCNFSHNNYTGHGGAIHYTPKTSFISRLMIQHSNFSFNSIAQSVIYLDGSATKHLYHSSVQNAVFISNQAIPIYILQTTLHLRDHP